The DNA window TGTAGCGTTTTACACCATCTTTATCATCATAGGATCTGTATGTCAGTTTTCCTTCGATTGCAATTTCCTTTCCCTTAGGAACATACTTCTGAAGGATTTCAGCCACTTTTCCAAAGGCAATTAAATTATGCCATTGGGTTTCTTCTACCTTCTCCCCTTTTGCATTGGTGTAATGATCAGTCGTTGCTAAAGACACACTTGCCTTTACATTTCCGCTATCGAAGTTTACCATTTCAACTTCTTTTCCTGTGTAACCAATTAATGTTACTTTGTTTCTTAGTGACATAACTATATATTTTAAAGATTAATAATTAGATCCGAGACGTTCACTGCTTTCTCAAATCTCTGTTGCAAAGATTGTCATCCCGAAACATTGCAGTCGGTTACAAACTATTTAAACTCGTTTGTAGTCGTTTACAAACGGATAATCCTTATCTTTGAATAAACATTCAGTCTATGAAAAGAGAGATCAATATTTTTGAGTTTCCATTCAATTTGGGTCTCACCAAAAAAGAACACGAGATAGAGCCAGGTGTTAGAAAACTTCCTGACTGGCTTCGAAAATTTGGCTTTCACGATAAACTTAGTCCCAGAAATACGTTCAGGTTAGAAGCTCCGGAATATACCATGTATTTTGATGAAGAAACACAGGTTAAAAATCCTGATCAGATCATTGAATATGCAAAAAGGCAATCCGAACTTATTCTCAATAATTTTAATAAAGATACATTCAATATCATGATTGGAGGTGACTGCAGTATTCTGATCGGAGCTGCCGTTGCACTAAAAAAGCTTGGAAATTTTGGATTGTTCTACCTCGATGGTCATACCGATTTTATTCCACCACAACTCTCTCCGAGCGGGGGTGTTGCAGGAATGGATCTGGCTATTGTTTCAGGAATGGGACATGAAAAATTAACGAATATTGAAGATCTAAAACCTTATTTTTTAGAAGAGAACATTTTCTGTGTCGGAAATGCAGAAATGGATGACGAAGAATATGTTGATCAGATTATCAATTCTGATGTACATTATTATGATCTTGAAAACTTAAGAAAAAACGGTTTCACAAAAACAACTGAAGATTTCTTAAAAATGATTCAGGAAAAGAATTTAGATGGCTTCTTTATCCATTTTGATGTGGATGTTTTAAAAGATGAAATTATGCCAGCTGTAGACAGTAGAATGGAAGATGGAATTGACTATGATAATGTCAAAGAAATTTTAATTCCATTGATGAAAAATAATAAGTGTTTTGGAATTGAAATCACTATATTAGACCCTGACTATGACAAAGAAGGCCTTTATACAAGGGCTTTTATTGAGAATTTAACGCAAATGATAAAAAATTAAAGCAGAAAATATGAAGCAGAAAATAAAAAGAACATTCAGGGTTTCAAAATACGTAATTTATAAAGAAACACTTGTTGATTACAAAGAGCATTTCTGGTCTTTTTTAGGTGCATTTTTCGGAATTGGGATTATTGCATTTATACAATCCCATTATCTTTTGGAACAGGAAAACATTTTTCTTATTGGTTCATTTGGAGCATCCAGTGTTTTGATCTATGGAGCCATTCAAAGTCCACTGGCACAGCCCAGAAATTTAATCGGCGGACATGTTCTTTCAGCATTGGTAGGTGTTACGATATATAAGATCGTTCCTGATATTGTTTGGCTTTCTGCACCTTTAGCTGTTGCATTTTCAATTGTTTTGATGCAATACACCAAGACATTACATCCTCCGGGTGGTGCTACAGCATTGATTGCCGTTACGTCCTCTGGTAAAATTCCTGAATTGGGATACTGGTATGCGCTATCTCCTGTTCTATCAGGATGTATCATCCTATTGCTTGTGGCTTTATTCTTTAACAATATTACTCCCAACAGAAGCTATCCTAATCATAACAGGTTAAAAAAGTTATTAAGAAAAAAACACGAACATAAAATGAAAAAATAAAAGTATGGATTGTCTTGAATGTGGCGAAAAAATACTTGGCAGGTCTGATAAAAAGTTCTGTAATGATGCCTGTCGAAATGCCTACAACAATAAACAGAACAAAGATTCTAATAATCTGATGCGGAATATCAATAATAAACTCCGTAAAAATTACCGCATTCTAACGGAAATCAATATTGATGGTAAAACTAAAATCGCCAGATCGAAACTGGATGGCTTAGGTTTTGATTTTGATTACTTCACCAACCTAAAGGTTTATAAAAATGGTTCTGAATATAAATTTATTTATGACTACGGTTACAAACTTTTAGAAGACGATTTTGTTTTGATCGTAAAAAATCAAGCATAAGTACACCAACCTAAATTAATACTATGAAAGAAGTTGTTTTAATTACCGGAGCTAATGGAATGGTCGCCCGTGAACTATCGAAAAATATTGATAAGGAATATACGGTTCGATTTTTAACGCGAAAAAAAGAAAAAAGCAACGAATACGAATGGAATATTAATAAAGGAACAATCGATGAATCTGCATTTGAAAATGTGAGTCATATTATTCATCTTGCAGGAGCTAATATTTCTGAAAAACAATGGACAGAAGAAAGGAAGAAAGAAATAATTTCCAGTCGTGTTGATTCTGCAAAGCTGATCCTGGAAACTTTAAAAAAGAAAAACATCAAACTAAAGTCTTTCATTTCGGCTTCTGCAATTGGAATTTACGGAGCCAAGACCTCACAAAAGATCTATTCCGAAGAAGATGAAAAAGCCAATAATTTTCTTGGAAAGGTGGTTATTCTGTGGGAGGAGGCAGCTGATGAATTCCTTAAAGAAAATGCTGCAGAAAGAGTCGTAAAAATAAGAACTTCTATTGTCCTTTCTGAAAAGGAAGGAGCTTTAAAAAAGATGGCTGTTCCTATTAAGTTCTGGATCGGTTCACCATTAGGAAGCGGTCAACAGTATATGCCATGGATTCATTTAAAAGACATGAGTGGGATTTATGAATTTGCATTAAAAAACCCACACATGAGGGGAGCATATAATTCAGCTTCTTCGCAACATACAACAAACGAAAATTTTACAAAAAAAATAGCGGAAGTCCTGCATAAGCCCTTGTTTATGCCCAATGTTCCTGCTTTTATATTAAAACTTATATTTGGAGAATTGTCTGTAGCGTTTTTAGAAGGCTCACGGGTTAATTCTCAAAAAATTCAGGACGCAGGATTTCAATTCCAGTTTCCAGATTTAAAAAAAGCACTGGAAGATTTACTGAAAAAGTAATATCCATTCTCAGAAAGATACCTCTTAAGAAAGTATCTGTTCAATATTGAAGTACTTGATTTCATCTGTAAATATTAAATTATGAAAGACATCATTGTAACCAAAGCACGACAGAATAATCTTAAAAACATTTCATTACAAATTCCAAAAAACAAAATCACCGTTTTTACGGGTGTTTCAGGATCTGGAAAGTCTTCTCTGGTTTTTGAAACTATTGGAGCTGAAGCCCAGCGGCAGATCAATGAAACACAAAATAGTTTTATCAGAAACCGCTTGCAACATTTTGGAGTTCCCAATGTTGATAAAATTGAAAACCTCAATGTTCCTTTTATCATCAATCAAAAGAGACTGGGTGGAAATGCCCGTTCAACGGTAGGAACAGCAACAGATATTTACGCCTCTCTCCGATTACTTTTCTCGAGAATAGGTCAACCTTTTGTAGGGTATTCTAATGTATTTTCCTTTAATAATCCTCAAGGGATGTGTCCGGAATGTGAAGGGTTGGGATATGTTCAGACTGTAAATACCGAAACGCTATTCGATAAAAATAAATCTTTGAACGAAGGTGCCATCCAATTCCCTACTTTTCAGTCTGGTGGATGGCGATTAACCCGTTATATTCATTCCGGTTATTTTGATAATGATAAAAAGCTAAAGGATTTTACAAAAGAAGAATGGGAACTATTGTTGCATGCAGAAGAACACACGCCTAAAAAGCCTTCCAAAGAATGGGGTAAAACAGTGAAATATAAAGGAGTCATTCCACGAATTGAAAATTCATTCTTAAAAAAAGACTCTCAAGAAAATGTTACCAGAAAAGAGACTTTAAAAAAAGTTATTATTACAAAGAATTGTCCGCTATGTAAAGGCCAAAGATTAAACGCTAAAATCTTGTCCTGTAAAATTGAAGGGCTCAACATTGCAGACTGCACAGCATTATCTGTTGATGATCTTCTCGCTTTTCTGCAAGACATCCCATCCAAAACTTATTCTTCGATTTTTCAGGAACTCGAAAAAAAACTGCAAAATCTAATTGACATCGGTTTACAGTATCTCACTTTGGACAGACAAACGGATACCCTTTCCGGAGGTGAATCTCAACGGATAAAGATGGTAAAGCAATTGGGAAACAGTTTGGTTGATTTATTATATATTTTTGATGAACCGAGTATAGGACTACATCCTAAAGATATCGACCATATTGTAGACATCATCAAAAAAATCAGAGATAAAGGAAATACAGTTTTAATCGTTGAACATGATCCCGATCTTATTAAAATAGCTGATCTCATTATTGATATGGGACCTGAATCAGGGAAAAATGGGGGTGAAATTATGTACCAGGGGACTTTTAAAAATTTAAAAAATGCTAAAGGTAAAACAGGAAGTTACTTTAGCAAAAAACGAAATTTTAATAAAAATCCACGTTCGGCAAAAGGATCTATTGAAATAAAAAATGGCAGCCTTTTTAATGTAAAAGATATCAGCATAAAGATTCCAACAGGAATTATGACCGTGGTAACGGGTGTTGCAGGTTCGGGGAAAAGTACCTTAATTAATAAAATTCTACCTCTCTTCTATCCTGAAGTAACCATCATAGATCAGTCCGTTTTTACAGCGAGCAGCCGTTCCAATTTATTGACCTATTTAAATTTATCAAATACGGTGAGGAAACTTTTTTCACAGGCCAATAAGGTATCTGATAAACTTTTTAGTCGTAATGGAGAAGGCGCCTGTCCAAACTGCAAAGGTTTAGGTGTTGAAAAAATAGATCTTGCCTTTATGGATGATATTGAACAGCCTTGCGAGGTATGTCAGGGTTCAGGCTATAAACCAGAAGTTTTACAATATCATTATCACAAAAAAAATATCGCTGAAATCATGGAAATGACCGTGTTGGATGCATTGCACTTTTTTCCAAAACCAGAATTCGAACATGAACTCAGCTTACTGATCAAACTGGGATTAGATTATTTAACTCTGGGACAACGGCTCGACAGCTTTTCCGGAGGTGAAAGGCAACGTTTAAAACTTACTAAAGAATTGAATCATACAGCGAAGGTTATCGTTCTCGATGAACCCAGCACCGGACTTCACCCCATTGATAATGAAAAGCTACTTTCATTCTTCGAGGAATTAATAAAAACCAGTAACACGCTGATTATTATTGAGCACAATCTGGATATTATTGCACAAGCCGACTGGATCATCGATATTGGTCCTGGAGCAGGAAAATTGGGCGGTAAAGTTGTATTTGAAGGAACCGTAGAAAATTTACTGAAAGATCATCATTCTGAAACTTCGAAATATTTGAAAAAACATTTGAACGGTAAATAAATCACTAATCATAACTGCTTTAAACCCTTGATGTTCTACAGATATCCCTTTAATTTCCCTGAATTCAAAGGAATAATGAAAGGTTCTTGAAAAAGAAACATTAATTTAGCGTTTGTATGTAAAGAAATAGTGACCATCGGGTACCCATGAATGACAGTTTAATTTTAAAGAATATAACCAAACACATTTCGCTTAATAATGAGGAAGTTACCTACTTCAACTCTTTATTGAAAGAAAGAACAGTTCAAAAAAAAGAGTTAGTTCTAAAGCAACAGCGACTCTGTAAAGAGATCTACTTTGTTCAATCAGGGCTTTTAAGAGCTTTTTACATGGATGTTTCAGGGAAAGAGTCTACTATTATGTTTGCTATGCCGGATTGGTGGATTACAGATATGTACTGCTTTATTAATCACCACCCTGCAATGCTGAATATTGAAGCATTAGAAGACAGTGTTGTTCTACAGTTAAAAAAAGATGATTTAGATAATCTGTACCTGAAAATTCCAAAGTTTGAAAGATTTTTCAGGATCATGATGCAAAATGCATACACAAGAGAGCAGCTTAGAATTATTGAAAATCTTTCACTGACAGCCGAAGAGCGGTATTATGCTTTTCTTCAAAAATATCCATTGGCAGCAGAAAGGATTACACAAAAGCAAATTGCATCCTATCTGGGGATCACACCCGAATTCTTAAGTACAATAAAAACAAATAAACACAAAAAATAACGACTCTTAAACTATCTTATTTTTTTTACATTTTAAGTTCTGTTATTTTGTTCAAAATAGAAAATATTATGCTCATACTTATTGCCGGACCCTATCGCAGTGGTACCAATGACGACCCTCAACTCATACAACAGAACTTAAATAACCTTGAATCAGCTGCATTACCTATTTTCAGAAAAGGTCATATTCCCATGATCGGAGAATGGGTGGCTCTGCCATTAATCCATCTCGCGGGTTCCAAACAGTTAGGTGATGAAGCATGGCAGGAGATACAATACCCTGTTGCCCATCGTATCCTGGAAAAATGTGATGCCATATTACGTTTGAAGGGTGCTTCAAAAGGTGCAGATGAAGATGTAAGAATTGCTAAAGAAAGAGGTTTGAAAGTTTACTATAATATTGAAGATATTCCACATGCAGAATAATAACGTAAAAATTACAAAGACAGAAATTTTATCCGATAATTGGTACACTTTAAATAAAGTTACTTATGAAAAATTAAAAAGTAACGGAACCATAGAAACTCAAAGCAGAGAAGCTTATGACAGAGGAAATGGTGCTACTATTTTACTTTACAATAAAAATTCAAAAACCGTTATTTTAACAAGGCAATTTCGATTGCCTACTTTTATTAATGGGAATACTACAGGTATGCTTATCGAAGCCTGTGCCGGATTATTGGATAATGACAATCCTGAAGACTGTATTAAAAGGGAGACGGAAGAAGAAACCGGATATCAGATCTCCAAAGTAGAAAAGATATTTGAATCTTATATGTCACCTGGCTCCGTCACTGAGATCCTTTATTTTTTTATTGCAGAATATTCTAAAGAAATGAAAACTTCAGCTGGTGGTGGGCTTGAGGAAGAGGGTGAAGATATTCAAGTTTTAGAACTTTCTTTTGATGAAACCTTAAAAATGATCGATACTGGTGAGATTAAAGATGCAAAAACAATCATGCTTCTTCAGCATTTACGCGTTAAAAATATTCTATAGCATCATATTTGCTGCTAAAAAAACTAAAATCCATAAAAACTAATTTTAAAATAAAAATATGTATTTTCATTTCCGTATTTTCATCTTAAGAATTTCTTAAAAAAGGAAGGGGAAATACATTTTAAAAATCAAAAAAATATGAGACGGCAATTTTCATTTATCCTCTTGTTATCATTATCAATAGCTACTTTTGGTCAGAAAAAAGAAACCTCAAGCAGCAAAGAAAAGGCTATTACTGAGCAATTCAAAAATGAATACAAGAAGAAAACCTATCCAAGATTTGAAGGAAAGATTGTTGTAAAGGACACTCAGGTTCAGTTTGATGACAAAACGATCCTATATGATAAATCTGATAAGGTAACCAGTTTAATATTACAACGGGGATTAATTTATCCACAACTTCTAACAGATTATCAAATGGAAAAATTCATAGAAGAAAGCACGGATAAAACCCAAAAAAGATTTCTACGTCTTCAAAAAAATCCACGTGCCGGTTTTGATGTCAACAATGTGAAATTAAGCAATACAACTGAACTCACTTTTCTAGGTTCAAATCCCAAAGCCAAGAGGTTTAGAATTACCTGTAAGGACAATAAACTGGGTAACTTAATTCAGTATCTGTTTGAGTTGACCAATAAAAATGCGGTTAAAGAAACCACGATGGAAGAATTTATTAAAAATTCTACTTTGACGTATTTGCAGCAGCAGAGGATGGATTAAATATTAAACATAAATTCCACTAATATATAGACTAATATTCACAAATAAATATTTGAAAATTCGTGATATTAGTGAAGCCATTTGTGTAATTAGTGTTAAAAAAAATAATTTCTTTCGAATCTACTTACCTATTATAAAATACAAATGTTTAAAAATATATCAAAGTCGCAAATAATCTTTTTCATTATTCTAATTACCTTTTTTTCTGTCTATAGCTTTATTTTAAAACCCATAATTAGAGAAAGATATTTATATGCTGACCTTAAAAATTTCGAAGATGGCTCTTGGAAATACACAATTATCACATTTTTCATTCTCCTGATCATTATACTTTTTGCTATAATTAAATCTAAAACAAAAGATCTTTCAAATCTACCTATTGTTATTCTCGTTTTAGGATTGTCTTGGTTTATGGGACTCCATCATCCTATCAATTATATTTTACTTTTTGTAAATATTCAAACAGGAAAAGAAAAGATTACAAGAAAATACGAAGTTGTTAACCATAAAGAACACCAAGTATTTTGGTTACATGCAGATAAAAATTCTATACACGACGATCAGGATTTTGATAAAGTGAATACATATAGAGTAAAGAAAAATTTAAAGTCAGTTTTTGAATTGAAAAATAATGATACCATTATAGTCAACTTTAAAAAAGGAATAATGGATGTTAATTACCTTTATTAAGATTTCAACCACAAATAGCACTAATATTCACAAATAAATATTTGAAAATTCGTGATATTAGTGAAGCCATTTGTGTCATTAGTGTTAAAATAAAATAAAACATGGAAATCAAAAACATCGATCACATCGTTTTAACCGTAGCCAATATCGATAAAACAATCGGGTTCTACACCCATATTCTCGGCTTCGAAGTCGTAACCTTCGGAGATAACAGAAAAGCGTTGACTTTCGGAAACCAAAAGATCAATCTTCACCAAAAAGGAAAAGAGTTTGAGCCCAAAGCAGAACATCCAACTCCCGGTTCTGCAGATCTATGTTTTATTGCTTCAACAGATATCCATGAGGTTTTAAAGGAATTACGACATAAAAACATTGAGATTATTGAAGGTATCGTTGAGAGAACAGGTGCGATGGGCAAAATAAGATCAATATATTTCAGAGATCCTGATATGAACCTTATTGAAGTAAGTAATTATATTTAAATCCCGTCATAAGTATGTCCCTGGATAAAAATGTTTTAGACGAAATACTAAATGGTTTTGATAAGGAGGAACTTGCTCCTAAAACTTTATTAACGGAAGAAGGTAAAATGGCCCGTAAATTCTACTATCTTGAAAAAGGAGTAGCCAGAGGCTGGCTTAATAATGATGGTAAGGAAATTACTTTCCAGTTTTTATTTGAAGGTAACCTTATCTCATCATGGGAAAGTTTATTTTACAATTCACCAAGTATTTATAATATCGAAATGATAGAGCCTTCTGTTGTTTACAGTACTTCTATTGAAGAGTTCAGGCAAAAGATGGAGCTTAATCCGCATATTAAGGAATTCTATTACAGTTATTTGCAAGAGCGTCTGCTTAAATATCAGAAACTTTTTATTTCGCGGATAAAGGACAGTGCCGAAGAAAGATATGCCGAATTGCTTAAACAATCACCGGAAATTTTCCGCCGCGTTCCGCAATATTATATTGCATCCTATCTGGGGATAACCTCTGTTTCGTTGAGTAGGATAAGAGCAAAAAAGTAATATTGAAGCTCTGATAGTTTATATTGTAACTCCATGATTGTTCTTCACCTCAGCCATCACAAAAGTACTGTGGGTACTTCCTATGGAATCTACAGATCCTAATTTGTTGAATACAAAATCCTGATAATGTTTCATATCCCGTACCTGAACTTTAAGTAAAAAATCAAAATCTCCTGAAATATTATAGCATTCAGCTACTTCTTCGATCTGTACAATTTCTTTCACAAATTTATTTCCTACAGACCGGTCGTGGATCTTTAATTTCACCTGACAGAAAACGGTAAAACCACGATTTAGTTTTTCAGCTTCCAAAACCGCAGCGTAATGTTTGATATAGCCTTCCTGCTCCAGTCTTTTTACCCGTTCAAAAACTGGTGATGGAGAAAGGTTTATTTCTTTGGCCAATTCTTTAACCGTCAGTTTAGCATTCTTTTGCAGGATTCTTAACAGTTGAAGATCCTTATCGTCGAGTCTTTCCACAGGATAATATTCTTTTTTCGATTGATTTTTTCAAATTTACAGAATAAATAACTTTAAAATTAAATTAAAACAAAATTTTATTCCTAATATTTAAAACAATACCAACAAAATAACTTTATTCAATACCTTTACACCCTATTTTGTTCTTTAACATACTTCATCAAACGGAAAAGGTTTTACTTAACGTAAATTAATAGGGAATCGTGTGAAAATCACGAACTGTCGCGCAACTGTAAGTAACACACCAAAGGTTTTTGTCCTTGCAGATCCACTGCCAGAAGCGGGAAGGATGACAAAACTGTTACAAGTCAGGAGACCTGCCTGTTCCGAATTGACAATGCTTTCGCGGTTTGAAGCTTTTGGTCATACAGATGATACTTTTTGAACGTATTGGGTTGTTTAGACTTGGAATGGATATGAGTTTAAACGCAAAGATTTATTATAAAGATTCCTTAGTTTTAAGGAGCAAAGAGATGCGACGCTGTCGCTGATGAAGCTTATGGATAAAACGCATGCTTCTTCAAAATCAATGAAATTGATTTCTCCTTTGCCTTCTTAAATAAGAAGAATTAGAAATAAACTTTGCGTTAAAAAAAATTATTTCAAAGTTACTCTCTAATCTCTTCCTTAAACAGGAAAATTACGTCCATATTGTATCTTCTCTATTGCTGAAAACTCTTTCCCGATCGTATTACGAAGCATTCTAAAAGAACTTTTAAAAACTAAAATTTAATTAAAAGTTTAAAAGAAAATGCAAACACACATCCTAGGTTACCCGCGAATTGGTAGCAACAGAGAACTCAAAAAAGCCTGCGAGCAATATTGGTCGGGCAAAACAACATTACAGGAACTTTTAGAGGTTGGAAAAACCATCAGAAAACAAAACTGGAAATTACAACAGGATGCCGGAATCGATCTTATTCCATCGAATGATTTTTCATTCTACGATCAGGTATTGGATATGACACTGTCAGTTGGTGCTATTCCTGCCCGTTATCAGGACATTACTTCAAATGAACTTGATCTGTATTTTGCTATGGCAAGAGGCCATCAGAAAGAAGGTTTAGATATTACGGCGATGGAAATGACAAAATGGTTTGACACCAATTACCATTATATCGTTCCTGAATTTCAGAAAGATCAACAATTCAGATTATTCTCCAATAAGATCGTCAATGAATTTATTGAAGCTAAAGAAGCAGGGATCAGTGTAAAACCTGTTATCATTGGATTGGTAACGTATTTACTATTAGGAAAGGAAAAAGAAGATGGCTTTGACAAACTAGATCTGGTTCAGAACTTGCTTCCTGTTTATACTGAAATTTTAAAAGAGTTAGAAAATAATGGTGCTGAATGGATCCAGTTTGATGAACCGTTTCTAGCTTTAGATCTTGATCAAAAAGCAAAAGAAGTTTACCAATCTGTTTATACTCAGATCACAGAACAATTCCCGAATCTTAAATTCATCGTTACCACCTATTTTGATGGATTAAAAGATAATCTTTCACTAGCGACTACTCTACCAATTGATGCTTTACATATTGATCTGGTACGCGCTCCGGAACAGTTGGATGAAGTTCTTACTGCCATTCCTGAAACGTTGATTCTGTCATTGGGAGTTGTTGACGGAAGAAATATCTGGAAAAATGATTTCAACCAGTCTCTGGCTTTTATCAAGAAAGCCATAACCGCATTAGGTTCTGAAAGAGTTTTTATTGCTCCTTCATGCTCACTACTTCACTCTCCTTTCGATCTTGATCTGGAGAAAAATGAAAAGATATTATCTCCTGAAATCAAGCAATGGATGGCTTTTGCCAAACAGAAGGTTTCTGAAATTGTTACTTTGAAAAAATTAGCCTCAGAAAATCCAGATTATAGCACACTGCAGGAGTTGGCTGAAAATAAACAAGCTATTGAAAACCGTAAAGTTTCAACCTTAATTCATAATCAGGATGTGAAAAATCGTGTTGCGGTAACGACAGAAAATGATGCGCAAAGAAACAGTCCGTTTAATGTAAGAAAAGAAGCACAGCAGAATGCACTAGAACTTCCGTTATTCCCAACCACTACGATTGGATCTTTCCCTCAAACTAAAGAAGTAAGAAGCTGGAGAGCCCAATTCAAAAAAGGAGATCTGACGGCTCAGAAGTACGATCAATTGCTTAAAGAAGAAACCCAAAGAACCATCAACTGGCAGGAAGAAATAGGAATTGATGTGTTGGTTCATGGAGAATTTGAACGAAATGATATGGTTGAATATTTTGGGGAGCAACTGGCTGGATTTGCATTTACTCAAAATGGGTGGGTTCAGAGTTATGGAAGCCGTTGTGTAAAACCACCCGTCATTTATGGAGATATTCACAGACCACAACCGATGACCGTTTATTGGTCACAATACGCTCAATCTTTAACGCAAAAATGGGTTAAAGGAATGTTGACAGGTCCTGTAACGATCCTTCAATGGTCTTTTGTACGCGATGATCAGCCTCGTTCTACAACCTGTAAGCAGATTGCTTTGGCAATCCGTGACGAAGTAAACGATCTTGAAAAAGCAGGAATCAGAATTATCCAGATCGATGAACCCGCCATCAGAGAAGGTCTTCCTTTACGAAAAGCCGAATGGCAGAATTACC is part of the Chryseobacterium paludis genome and encodes:
- a CDS encoding Lrp/AsnC family transcriptional regulator, whose product is MERLDDKDLQLLRILQKNAKLTVKELAKEINLSPSPVFERVKRLEQEGYIKHYAAVLEAEKLNRGFTVFCQVKLKIHDRSVGNKFVKEIVQIEEVAECYNISGDFDFLLKVQVRDMKHYQDFVFNKLGSVDSIGSTHSTFVMAEVKNNHGVTI
- the metE gene encoding 5-methyltetrahydropteroyltriglutamate--homocysteine S-methyltransferase produces the protein MQTHILGYPRIGSNRELKKACEQYWSGKTTLQELLEVGKTIRKQNWKLQQDAGIDLIPSNDFSFYDQVLDMTLSVGAIPARYQDITSNELDLYFAMARGHQKEGLDITAMEMTKWFDTNYHYIVPEFQKDQQFRLFSNKIVNEFIEAKEAGISVKPVIIGLVTYLLLGKEKEDGFDKLDLVQNLLPVYTEILKELENNGAEWIQFDEPFLALDLDQKAKEVYQSVYTQITEQFPNLKFIVTTYFDGLKDNLSLATTLPIDALHIDLVRAPEQLDEVLTAIPETLILSLGVVDGRNIWKNDFNQSLAFIKKAITALGSERVFIAPSCSLLHSPFDLDLEKNEKILSPEIKQWMAFAKQKVSEIVTLKKLASENPDYSTLQELAENKQAIENRKVSTLIHNQDVKNRVAVTTENDAQRNSPFNVRKEAQQNALELPLFPTTTIGSFPQTKEVRSWRAQFKKGDLTAQKYDQLLKEETQRTINWQEEIGIDVLVHGEFERNDMVEYFGEQLAGFAFTQNGWVQSYGSRCVKPPVIYGDIHRPQPMTVYWSQYAQSLTQKWVKGMLTGPVTILQWSFVRDDQPRSTTCKQIALAIRDEVNDLEKAGIRIIQIDEPAIREGLPLRKAEWQNYLHWAVEAFRISASGVEDATQIHTHMCYSEFNDIIHNIADMDADVITIECSRSQMELLNAFADFKYPNEIGPGVYDIHSPRVPSKEEMVALLKKAQAVIPAEQLWVNPDCGLKTRHWDETEKALIAMVAASKEVAAAYATEKV